One Coccinella septempunctata chromosome 8, icCocSept1.1, whole genome shotgun sequence genomic window carries:
- the LOC123318744 gene encoding glycerophosphodiester phosphodiesterase 1-like, whose translation MAQTLVKFLGYSLHLVILYYGTLRLLSELGYLPTGLFLGLGLIAVVHYFRIPAPSQKDVEAILGKDLSDLSPEEMKTAKFVEVVGHRGGGIDAPENTIAAYKNCKENNCNYIEFDVCVTADNVPVVFHDRTTGRLAEKNLEISKTNWATLKKLNLSAKHPNRERFPRTTISTLDETVSHLLSAGQKMFIDVKHKDPRLIKVILDIYEKYPQLYTNALVTSFFATMIYRIRRRNPRIVAAVAWCPEVIYYASKVSSEGGPWYAKLILRVLDVIHEWLLPRFTYFLVGFSVLLLHRYSMNVKTIYDWKQRGVRVIAWTLNRSLDKKYCVEVLKIPYLTDTFEDDPSKPPVHTDVPKEYYSY comes from the exons ATGGCGCAGACCCTCGTCAAATTTTTGGGATATTCCCTGCATCTCGTAATTTTATATTACGGCACTTTGAGGCTTTTGAGTGAATTGGGATACCTTCCGACAGGATTATTTCTCGGACTGGGTCTGATTGCGGTGGTTCATTACTTCAGAATTCCCGCACCTAGTCAGAAAGATGTGGAGGCGATACTTGGCAAGGATTTGTCGGATTTGTCACCCGAAGAGATGAAAACAGCCAAATTTGTGGAAGTGGTTGGGCATAGAGGTGGTGGCATAGATGCCCCAGAGAATACGATAGCAGCTTATAAAAAT TGCAAAGAGAATAATTGTAATTATATCGAATTCGACGTTTGTGTAACTGCAGACAACGTTCCTGTTGTCTTCCATGACAGAACAACTGGAAGACTTGCTGAGAAAAATCTAGAAATAAGCAAGACTAATTGGGCTACCCTGAAAAAATTGAACCTCTCAGCGAAACACCCTAATAG AGAGAGATTTCCAAGAACTACAATATCCACCCTGGATGAAACAGTGTCCCACCTACTTTCTGCAGGACAAAAAATGTTCATCGATGTCAAACACAAGGATCCAAGG CTTATCAAGGTGATTTTGGATATTTACGAGAAGTATCCACAACTTTACACAAATGCTTTAGTGACTTCATTCTTCGCTACAatgatctacagg ATCAGAAGAAGGAACCCAAGGATTGTCGCTGCTGTAGCGTGGTGTCCAGAAGTGATATACTATGCGTCCAAAGTATCATCTGAGGGTGGCCCTTGGTATGCTAAGCTAATTCTTCGCGTCTTGGACGTTATACACGAATGGTTATTGCCAAGATTCACTTATTTCCTGGTTGGTTTTTCAGTTTTGCTTCTACACAGATATTCTATGAACGT aaaaacAATATATGATTGGAAGCAGAGAGGTGTAAGAGTGATAGCTTGGACTTTGAACAGATCGTTAGATAAGAAGTATTGCGTCGAAGTCCTGAAGATACCTTATTTGACCGATACATTCGAAGATGATCCTTCTAAGCCTCCTGTTCATACTGATGTACCCAAAGAATATTACTCATATTGA
- the LOC123318676 gene encoding glycerophosphodiester phosphodiesterase 1-like encodes MDQAVAHLLISSLKISALSIGGVRLLGEVFLSYLPLGILITVAIVGCVYYFRVPPPNPNVVEAILGKDLSEIETGSSEYALRTVAHRGAGLDAPENTLAAFKMCKDKSCDFIEFDVCLTADGVPIVFHDSSTGRLADSDLVINESRWADLCNVNLSAKHPFKDRYPQTNIPTLDQTVNQLLAAGQKMFIDIKDNDTKMVNVILNLFEKYPELESKALVTSFFPTLIYLIRRKNPRIVCSMAWRPYAFVYESFNYAQGPGPKRAKTWYKHCYLMLCDILHEWLLPRLTYYFLGLSVILMHKDALEPRAILDWRKKGVRVMAWTVNSPIEKQYLAKVLKITYLTDTFTGESSTHLAL; translated from the exons ATGGATCAGGCAGTTGCTCACTTGTTAATTTCCTCTTTGAAAATAAGCGCACTTAGTATAGGGGGTGTGAGACTTTTAGGTGAAGTCTTTCTGAGTTATCTACCCCTTGGAATCTTGATAACAGTGGCAATAGTAGGATGTGTGTATTACTTCAGGGTGCCTCCTCCAAACCCCAACGTTGTGGAGGCAATTTTGGGAAAAGACCTTTCAGAAATTGAAACTGGGAGTTCTGAATATGCCCTTAGAACAGTGGCTCACAGAGGGGCTGGTCTGGATGCCCCTGAAAACACCCTGGCAGCATTTAAGATG TGTAAGGATAAAAGTTGCGATTTCATCGAATTCGACGTATGCCTTACAGCAGATGGGGTCCCTATTGTTTTTCATGATAGTTCCACAGGAAGGTTAGCTGACTCCGACCTAGTTATAAACGAGAGCAGGTGGGCTGATTTGTGTAATGTAAACTTATCAGCTAAACATCCTTTCAA GGATCGCTACCCCCAAACTAACATTCCAACCCTTGATCAAACAGTTAACCAATTGTTAGCAGCGGGACAGAAAATGTTCATTGACATTAAAGACAATGACACAAAG atgGTGAACGTAATTTTGAACTTATTCGAAAAATATCCTGAGTTAGAGAGTAAGGCATTAGTAACATCATTCTTCCCCACATTGATTTATCTA ATCAGGAGAAAAAATCCAAGAATTGTTTGCTCCATGGCTTGGAGGCCTTACGCTTTCGTTTATGAATCCTTCAATTATGCCCAAGGACCAGGACCAAAGAGGGCTAAAACTTGGTACAAACATTGTTACCTCATGCTCTGTGATATTCTACATGAGTGGCTATTGCCTAGGTTGACCTACTATTTCCTAGGATTGTCAGTTATTCTTATGCATAAAGATGCCTTGGAACC GAGAGCAATTTTGGATTGGAGAAAAAAAGGTGTAAGAGTTATGGCATGGACCGTGAACAGTCCGATAGAGAAGCAATACCTCGCCAAAGTGCTTAAAATAACTTACTTAACTGATACTTTTACTGGAGAAAGCAGTACACATTTGGCATTGTGA
- the LOC123318993 gene encoding sodium channel protein Nach-like encodes MKTKKEIMAEGFQDFSSQTTIHGLNIIGMPKLHIFERILWIFIVSCALVAAISLTLSSLKRYSENPTVVSLEKDYRNWMNPFPAVTGCFVNKTNLEKVADYIKTRWGVTDSDEKFGYYSDFVTIVANTSYETLYRYEKFMDDQTLNNIDLLELSSAVHPNLVGTLVTFEHKRKPKWSVVITEMGICFTVNSKFAPLLKIKNQLSNETDDSDEIHILRCHYLNGLCYARYDSDPTLAVKYYIHSYLDILHATSDEPVIVEESQEMDISFRMQETTSSASLKDLSPLQRGCRFYDEPLNPDLKVYSTSLCYMQCREEIALKLCGCTPFFYIIGRRGKTCDIKGMVCLSKNLHILLKNPSELNCVCPQACHLITYIKQVPKVTKWEYGYFDQRITFRWGLIPPTTKYIRDVIFGIDSLVASSGGTVSLFLGMSVIGLIEFFYLILENLVKCCIRFKRNKKVKTNGRKFVN; translated from the exons ATGAAGACGAAAAAAGAAATTATGGCAGAGGGATTTCAAGATTTTTCATCTCAAACAACCATACATGGCTTGAATATTATAGGAATGCCTAAACTGCATATTTTCGAGAG gatATTGTGGATTTTTATTGTATCTTGTGCTTTGGTAGCAGCAATATCTCTAACATTATCGAGCTTGAAAAGGTATTCCGAAAATCCAACGGTGGTTTCACTAGAAAAAGATTACAGGAACTGGATGAACCCATTCCCTGCAGTTACAGGCTGTTTCGTGAACAAAACAAACCTCGAAAAAGTTGCAGATTATATAAAAAC GAGATGGGGAGTTACAGATTCCGATGAAAAATTCGGGTATTACTCGGACTTTGTAACAATTGTTGCAAATACGTCTTATGAAACATTGTACCGTTATGAGAAGTTTATGGATGATCAAACACTCAACAATATTGATTTGCTGGAATTGTCCAGTGCT GTTCATCCAAATCTTGTTGGAACTCTGGTAACTTTCGAACACAAGAGGAAGCCAAAATGGAGTGTTGTTATAACCGAAATGGGTATTTGCTTTACGGTCAATAGTAAATTCGCACCACTGCTGAAAATAAA aaatcagtTGAGCAATGAAACAGACGAtagtgatgaaattcacattcTTCGCTGTCATTATTTGAACGGTTTGTGTTACGCCAGATATGATTCAGATCCAACACTGGCAGTGAAG TACTACATCCATTCTTATCTGGATATTTTACATGCAACATCTGACGAGCCAGTTATTGTTGAGGAGAGTCAAGAGATGGATATCAGCTTCAGAATGCAAGAAACAACATCAAGTGCGTCTTTGAAGGATTTATCGCCCCTACAAAGGGGGTGTCGTTTTTACGACGAACCTTTAAACCCCGATCTGAAAGTTTACAGCACCAGTTTGTGTTACATGCAATGTAGGGAAGAAATAGCTTTGAAACTTTGTGGCTGTACTCCATTTTTTTATATCATCGGGAGAC gtgGAAAAACATGTGATATCAAAGGCATGGTTTGTTTGTCTAAAAATTTACATATCCTACTCAAAAATCCATCAGAATTGAATTGCGTATGTCCTCAAGCATGCCATCTCATAACTTATATAAAACAGGTACCAAAGGTGACAAAATG ggaatatggATATTTCGATCAAAGAATAACTTTTAGATGGGGTCTCATTCCACCAACTACAAAATACATAAGAGATGTGATTTTTGGCATTGATAGTTTAGTCG CTTCCTCTGGAGGAACAGTTTCCCTCTTTCTTGGCATGAGTGTAATTGGCTTGATagaattcttttatttgattctaGAAAATTTGGTGAAGTGTTGTATTAGGTTCAAGAGGAATAAAAAGGTTAAAACGAATGGCAGAAAATTTGTGAATTGA